Proteins encoded within one genomic window of Chroicocephalus ridibundus chromosome 7, bChrRid1.1, whole genome shotgun sequence:
- the ORC4 gene encoding origin recognition complex subunit 4: MKTSAMSKRKSKESSEANGECISKVQKTLRERFCHHYATGKLFGTERQYRHLLELLKRTTVHGESNSALIIGPRGSGKTALLNHVLKELTEMKEVRENLLEVHLNGLLQTNDKVALKEITRQLHLENVVGDKVFGSFAENLAFLLEALRKGDRTSSCPVLFILDEFDLFVHHKNQTLLYNLFDISQSAQTPITVIGLTCRQDILELLEKRVKSRFSHRQIYLMNSFDFKQYIRIFKEQLSLPNEFPDESFAQKWNNNVQHLSEDKTVKDILQNLFHYTKDLRSLHLLLMLAVSNVTVRHPLITASDLQEASKQIRMDSKANIVHGLSVLEICLIIAMKHLNDVYEGEPFNFQMVYNEFQKFIQRKAHCMYNFEKPVVMKAFEHLLQLELVKPIERPSVRVQREYLLMKLVLDNNQIMDALQAYPNCPTDVKQWAASSLSWL; the protein is encoded by the exons ATGAAAACTTCTGCAATGAGTAAACGTAAGTCAAAGGAGAGCAGCGAAGCAAATGGAGAATGCATTTCAAAG GTGCAAAAAACTTTACGTGAAAGATTCTGTCACCATTATGCTACTGGAAAACTGTTTGGGACTGAACGTCAGTACAG ACATCTGCTGGAACTTCTGAAACGAACGACAGTTCATGGCGAAAGTAATTCTGCCCTCATTATTGGACCCCGAGGATCAGGAAAGACTGCG ttattaAATCATGTCTTAAAAGAGCTCACCGAAATGAAAGAAGTTAGAGAGAACCTCTTGGAAGTTCATCTGAATG ggCTTCTGCAGACTAATGATAAAGTGGCCCTGAAGGAGATCACCAGACAGTTGCACCTCGAAAATGTGGTTGGGGATAAAGTTTTT GGTAGTTTTGCTGAAAATCTCGCGTTCCTTCTTGAAGCTTTAAGGAAAG GAGATCGAACTAGCAGTTGCCCAGTCTTGTTTATACTGGATGAATTTGACTTGTTTGTTCATCACAAGAATCAGACGCTCCTCTATAACCTCTTTGATATATCCCAGTCAGCGCAAACTCCAATAACAGTTATTGGACTTACATGTAGACAG gatatCCTGGAGCTCTTGGAGAAGAGAGTAAAATCAAGGTTCTCTCACAGACAGATATATTTGATGAATTCCTTTGATTTTAAACAATACATTAGGATATTCAAGGAACAGCTTTCTCTTCCCAATGAATTTCCTGATGAGTCTTTTGCACAAAAATGGAATAATAACGTTCAG catctctCAGAGGATAAAACTGTGAAAGACATCCTGCAGAACCTTTTTCATTACACCAAAGATCTGCGCTCGCTTCATTTGCTGTTG atGCTTGCTGTAAGTAACGTTACTGTGCGTCACCCACTTATCACTGCATCAGACCTTcaagaagcaagcaagcaaatcAGAATGGACTCAAAAGCAAATATTGTACATG GTTTGTCTGTCCTGGAAATCTGCCTAATTATAGCTATGAAACACTTAAATGATGTCTATGAAGGAGAACCGTTTAACTTCCAGATGGTTTACAACG AATTCCAGAAGTTCATACAAAGGAAGGCGCATTGTATGTACAACTTCGAAAAGCCGGTTGTCATGAAG gcatttGAACACTTACTACAACTGGAATTAGTAAAACCAATAGAAAGACCATCTGTTCGCGTGCAGAGAGAGTACCTCCTAATGAAACTGGTTCTGGACAATAACCAAATCATGGACGCTTTGCAGGCGTATCCAAACTGCCCCACAGACGTCAAGCAGTGGGCAGCGTCCTCGCTCAGTTGGTTGTAA